The following proteins are encoded in a genomic region of Corylus avellana chromosome ca4, CavTom2PMs-1.0:
- the LOC132178142 gene encoding uncharacterized protein LOC132178142: MAPPTRSPTNNTKEGHTEGNEGWERRKHHCQPTTGSFDCIGGATCELTSNGYQYQGRNNQRWTTRMQSGCFKFGKPGHIARDCRTLANNQANQNCPKRQRTTAPARVYALTPSDAAASNDVVTGTLPISSSRAYVLFDSRATHSFMSYSFAKACCLESKALDVNLAVATPVVSTILCTSVVKGCPILVEGHVMPGNLIIFEMSWFDIILGMDWLSMYHASVDCFHKEIVFRPPGAAEFKIRGNQNTNTFKLISALQATKLLRSGCSRYLACMTKEKSRCKIEEIPIVREFVDVFPKELPGIPSDRETEFTINLLPKTAPISKAPYRMSPLELKDQLQKLLDKAFIRPSVSSWGAPILFVKKKDGSMRLCIDYQ, encoded by the exons ATGGCACCCCCAACTCGCAGCCCTACTAACAACACCAAGGAGGGTCATACCGAGGGCAACGAAGGATGGGAACGGAGGAAACACCACTGCCAACCTACAACCGGAAGCTTTGACTGCATTGGCGGCGCAACTTGTGAGCTTACTAGCAATGGGTACCAATACCAAGGGAGGAACAACCAGCGATGGACAACGAGGAT GCAATCAGGCTGCTTTAAGTTCGGGAAACCTGGACATATCGCAAGGGATTGTAGGACTCTTGCCAACAACCAAGCCAATCAGAACTGCCCAAAGAGACAAAGAACCACGGCACCTGCTCGGGTGTATGCTTTGACGCCAAGTGATGCAGCGGCGTCAAACGACGTAGTAACAGGTACTCTTCCTATTTCATCTAGTAGAGCTTATGTTCTTTTTGATTCAAGGGCAACACACTCGTTTATGTCGTATTCCTTTGCTAAAGCCTGTTGTCTGGAGTCTAAAGCCTTAGATGTAAATTTAGCAGTTGCTACACCAGTAGTGAGTACAATTTTATGCACCTCAGTAGTTAAGGGTTGTCCTATTCTAGTTGAAGGCCATGTCATGCCAGGGAATCTCATTATCTTTGAAATGAGCtggtttgatattattttaggcATGGATTGGCTATCCATGTATCATGCTTCCGTGGACTGTTTCCACAAGGAGATCGTGTTTAGACCACCGGGAGCAGCAGAGTTCAAGATTCGGGGGAATCAGAATACCAATACATTCAAATTGATATCTGCACTACAGGCGACCAAATTACTGAGAAGTGGGTGTTCAAGATACTTGGCTtgcatgacaaaagaaaaatcgaGATGCAAGATTGAGGAAATACCTATAGTACGAGAATTTGTGGATGTTTTTCCAAAAGAGCTGCCAGGGATTCCGTCGGACAGGGAGACCGAATTTACCATTAACTTATTACCAAAGACCGCACCCATATCCAAGGCTCCGTATAGAATGTCACCACTGGAACTCAAGGATCAGTTACAAAAACTTCTAGACAAGGCTTTTATCCGCCCTAGTGTTTCTTCATGGGGAGCACCGATCCTATTCGTGAAGAAAAAGGATGGGTCGATGAGACTATGTATCGACTATCAATAA
- the LOC132178829 gene encoding vacuolar fusion protein CCZ1 homolog B-like isoform X1 has protein sequence MGLSSATTATEAIKLCIFDLRRGQQEGQELDKILFFFPAHLPFSTQLSVIGLSEGLITFTRIFSPEAACEVIEAERHSHVFYEAEPDIWMVMVVEKNETEAIWRIDALQKVLKEVHSLFLMFHGSIRALLEKEPAGGLIRSHLYPFIMDYLRACQKRSRLDNCCWDFLFGKKLLLPSFRDCLKERGTVQMLTVSREAAIEVQSLVKVLESCAGNTPCYSLILFQDLLVSTTLSPVDTINLFTYAVLRLTPRALSSGVGSWSYLRKGSTASHVTTGSMLTHSASVSEQVYGLQDTSPRGDNSYYVARPLQQDRWSKGKDGFLVTDIWGAEAGSSTSVTPTVWLQQTEERMYLCAYQYRSLTLILLVPVVSIFNGEQGVSLLKQHVLENASPKMLKVEEKLSKGWGGENAYHVSGYRYLLVDGDRNVSRASPPGKVTTLTKESLLALNKVREEVDLEKHQMESDNAHFEKDMEVSIRAKNNAWVIARITKGKELYMVLEKADETLLYASDAVEKFSNRYCSGAFSLD, from the exons ATGGGACTGTCATCTGCTACTACTGCCACTGAAGCCATCAAATTGTGCATATTTGATTTGAGAAGGGGACAACAAGAAGGGCAGGAGCTGGACAAgattttgttcttctttcctGCTCATTTGCCCTTTTCAACACAGCTTTCGGTCATAGGGCTGAGTGAAGGACTTATAACGTTTACAAG AATTTTCTCTCCTGAGGCTGCTTGTGAGGTAATAGAAGCAGAGAGGCACTCTCATGTTTTTTATGAGGCAGAACCCGATATCTGGATGGTTATG GTAGTGGAGAAAAATGAGACAGAAGCTATATGGCGGATTGACGCATTGCAAAAGGTTCTTAAAGAAGTGcactctctttttttaatgtttcatgGATCCATAAGAGCATTGCTTGAGAAAGAACCTGCTGGAGGATTAATTCGATCTCATTTGTACCCTTTCATCATGGATTATCTAAGAG CATGTCAAAAGCGGTCCCGGTTGGATAATTGCTGCTGGG attttctttttggcaagAAACTCCTGTTACCGTCATTCCGCGACTGTTTAAAGGAGCGTGGAACTGTGCAGATGCTGACTGTAAGTCGGGAGGCTGCAATTGAAGTTCAG TCACTTGTCAAGGTGCTAGAATCTTGTGCTGGGAACACACCATGCTACTCGCTGATTTTATTTCAGGACCTGCTAGTGTCCACTACACTTTCTCCT gTTGACACCATAAACTTATTTACATATGCTGTTCTAAGGTTGACACCACGTGCTCTATCCTCTGGAGTAGGTTCCTGGTCCTATTTGCGCAAAGGAAGTACAGCATCTCATGTTACCACTGGCTCTATGTTGACCCACTCAGCTTCTGTTTCAGAACAAGTTTATGGTTTACAAGATACCTCCCCTCGTGGAGATAACAGCTATTATGTTGCAAGACCCTTACAGCAAGACAGGTGGTCCAAAGGCAAAGACGGTTTTCTTGTCACTGACATATGGGGTGCAGAGGCTGGTAGTTCAACTTCTGTCACCCCAACCGTTTGGCTCCAGCAGACAGAGGAGAGAATGTATCTCTGTGCCTATCAGTATAGGAGTCTTACCTTAATCCTTCTTGTTCCTGTTGTCTCCATTTTTAATGGGGAGCAAGGTGTTTCATTGTTGAAGCAGCATGTTCTTGAAAAT GCATCACCTAAGATGTTGAAAGTTGAAGAGAAACTTTCAAAAGGGTGGGGTGGTGAGAATGCTTATCATGTGAGTGGGTATCGATATTTACTAGTAGATGGTGACAGAAATGTATCCAGAGCTTCTCCACCAGGAAAGGTTACAACCCTAACAAAG GAATCTTTGCTTGCCTTGAATAAGGTTAGAGAAGAGGTTGATTTGGAAAAACATCAAATGGAATCAGATAATGCACATTTTGAGAAAGATATGGAAGTAAGCATTAGAGCAAAAAACAATGCTTGGGTTATTGCTCGGATTACAAAAGGGAAGGAGCTTTATATGGTTCTAGAGAAAGCCGACGAAACACTTCTTTATGCATCAGATGCTGTTGAGAAGTTCAGTAACAG GTATTGCAGTGGAGCTTTTTCTTTGGATTAG
- the LOC132178829 gene encoding vacuolar fusion protein CCZ1 homolog B-like isoform X2 yields MGLSSATTATEAIKLCIFDLRRGQQEGQELDKILFFFPAHLPFSTQLSVIGLSEGLITFTRIFSPEAACEVIEAERHSHVFYEAEPDIWMVMVVEKNETEAIWRIDALQKVLKEVHSLFLMFHGSIRALLEKEPAGGLIRSHLYPFIMDYLRDFLFGKKLLLPSFRDCLKERGTVQMLTVSREAAIEVQSLVKVLESCAGNTPCYSLILFQDLLVSTTLSPVDTINLFTYAVLRLTPRALSSGVGSWSYLRKGSTASHVTTGSMLTHSASVSEQVYGLQDTSPRGDNSYYVARPLQQDRWSKGKDGFLVTDIWGAEAGSSTSVTPTVWLQQTEERMYLCAYQYRSLTLILLVPVVSIFNGEQGVSLLKQHVLENASPKMLKVEEKLSKGWGGENAYHVSGYRYLLVDGDRNVSRASPPGKVTTLTKESLLALNKVREEVDLEKHQMESDNAHFEKDMEVSIRAKNNAWVIARITKGKELYMVLEKADETLLYASDAVEKFSNRYCSGAFSLD; encoded by the exons ATGGGACTGTCATCTGCTACTACTGCCACTGAAGCCATCAAATTGTGCATATTTGATTTGAGAAGGGGACAACAAGAAGGGCAGGAGCTGGACAAgattttgttcttctttcctGCTCATTTGCCCTTTTCAACACAGCTTTCGGTCATAGGGCTGAGTGAAGGACTTATAACGTTTACAAG AATTTTCTCTCCTGAGGCTGCTTGTGAGGTAATAGAAGCAGAGAGGCACTCTCATGTTTTTTATGAGGCAGAACCCGATATCTGGATGGTTATG GTAGTGGAGAAAAATGAGACAGAAGCTATATGGCGGATTGACGCATTGCAAAAGGTTCTTAAAGAAGTGcactctctttttttaatgtttcatgGATCCATAAGAGCATTGCTTGAGAAAGAACCTGCTGGAGGATTAATTCGATCTCATTTGTACCCTTTCATCATGGATTATCTAAGAG attttctttttggcaagAAACTCCTGTTACCGTCATTCCGCGACTGTTTAAAGGAGCGTGGAACTGTGCAGATGCTGACTGTAAGTCGGGAGGCTGCAATTGAAGTTCAG TCACTTGTCAAGGTGCTAGAATCTTGTGCTGGGAACACACCATGCTACTCGCTGATTTTATTTCAGGACCTGCTAGTGTCCACTACACTTTCTCCT gTTGACACCATAAACTTATTTACATATGCTGTTCTAAGGTTGACACCACGTGCTCTATCCTCTGGAGTAGGTTCCTGGTCCTATTTGCGCAAAGGAAGTACAGCATCTCATGTTACCACTGGCTCTATGTTGACCCACTCAGCTTCTGTTTCAGAACAAGTTTATGGTTTACAAGATACCTCCCCTCGTGGAGATAACAGCTATTATGTTGCAAGACCCTTACAGCAAGACAGGTGGTCCAAAGGCAAAGACGGTTTTCTTGTCACTGACATATGGGGTGCAGAGGCTGGTAGTTCAACTTCTGTCACCCCAACCGTTTGGCTCCAGCAGACAGAGGAGAGAATGTATCTCTGTGCCTATCAGTATAGGAGTCTTACCTTAATCCTTCTTGTTCCTGTTGTCTCCATTTTTAATGGGGAGCAAGGTGTTTCATTGTTGAAGCAGCATGTTCTTGAAAAT GCATCACCTAAGATGTTGAAAGTTGAAGAGAAACTTTCAAAAGGGTGGGGTGGTGAGAATGCTTATCATGTGAGTGGGTATCGATATTTACTAGTAGATGGTGACAGAAATGTATCCAGAGCTTCTCCACCAGGAAAGGTTACAACCCTAACAAAG GAATCTTTGCTTGCCTTGAATAAGGTTAGAGAAGAGGTTGATTTGGAAAAACATCAAATGGAATCAGATAATGCACATTTTGAGAAAGATATGGAAGTAAGCATTAGAGCAAAAAACAATGCTTGGGTTATTGCTCGGATTACAAAAGGGAAGGAGCTTTATATGGTTCTAGAGAAAGCCGACGAAACACTTCTTTATGCATCAGATGCTGTTGAGAAGTTCAGTAACAG GTATTGCAGTGGAGCTTTTTCTTTGGATTAG